The Macrobrachium rosenbergii isolate ZJJX-2024 chromosome 14, ASM4041242v1, whole genome shotgun sequence sequence gattcagagtaatcaaagATTGTAAAATagagatgatgattaaatatgccaaaattacattcctcaGCCTATGGAAGACAGCTCAGATCattcttagcccaagaaggccacaAAGGTAGCCAGAAGGCGCGACCCCCCTGGCAGAATTTACGATAATGGCAcggtgccaagttggcactcatataataataactaatgacgatggcatatcgtattttaaatgcatcatgctacAGTAGGCGTGAAAGGGAGGTCAAAAGAcctatacagttggcatatctgccAATGGTactctgcatgggcagaaggGATTAACATAAAatgggggccttggtaaggcataaaataaatgccagtaataatcaaaagcaaggaagggaaatgttaaaggggaagaataaaggatagagttatagaggaaataaataggtgaaggaccctgacatcctcttctagATAAAGGTGCCAAAGTCTTCCTAGGGAAAAGGAATGGCACTGCCAGTTTGGCACGGTTACCAGGATAACCCGGGGGCCCTCTtcaagctacctggaattatccacgcccatggtatttcctccacggacCTCTCTTACTGTGATGGTTTGTCTCAGTCAGGAAATTGGTGGAACCAAGCCTGGAGGGgttttgagtgccacctgtgtcggcttccttgacagcaggggccttctttacaagctctaccacgaTCTGTCGCAGTTCCTggagttcatcagccatttgagacatggcagaatccttgctcactgttgtgtctgcagtggactgagacagagaggcgGCAGTCGCTGGGGGCATGAGAGGCtagcaggtaagaatgaccagctcaggcacgcggttgcgaggctgcacctttgggtgagcttccactgtggttggGAGGATCCGCTTCTCTTACTGGCAttggtagtggagccaagccAGGCGAAGAGAGGGGGCCCAGACTAGGATCTCTGGAATGGAAAtcaggggcatgctctggcactggcactgaggcagggccaggcactaatgactgatttggaatttgctcgttgtttgggacggacggagcttggcactgctcagtgcacccaagtgacactggcagggattgtgaatcaagagtaggatTTCCTGGAAGGGGTTCTACTGGggaccctggcactggcactggggcagggccaggcaccggaatgggatcgggaatcgatcttggtggagggggccactgcacattgcactcaggtggcactggcatgAAAAAATCAGGCGTTTGAGTTTTACTCTGGCCTAATGAATGATGTGGGGAATTGGTCACCTGGATTGCtttaacttagatggggactgtaagttctgtcccaggaggatgtcataacctccaggaatgtatctggcaaTGGCGAGGTCGCAAATTTCAGAGCTATGAGGTCTcatgatcctcaacttgacagtaggaagtatcattttgaagtgacTGATACCCTCTATTGAGATGAGTTTACATCTGTTGATGATAGCTCCATGGGaacttgtcttcccttatgagggacatttgtgtgccagaatcatcaaatgctttgacctggcTGGTGAGGCACCTACCTCAGGGAAGTGCCATATAAATGGGACCCGGGGCTGGAGGACCTACAGATGTTGAATCGGTGATTGCCAAGGTGTacttgatgtattattattattagggaattTTGTCCATTGGGTAGAGTGCCTATAGACTC is a genomic window containing:
- the LOC136845477 gene encoding tetra-peptide repeat homeobox protein 1-like gives rise to the protein MAENYIPPRLPRPTPSNLTRMGTSPKKPACGYCKRTGHPTEQCRWKAENQPGNPSTSSNGTIPRATPAPSYGTGQSKTQTPDFFMPVPPECNVQWPPPPRSIPDPIPVPGPAPVPVPGSPVEPLPGNPTLDSQSLPVSLGCTEQCQAPSVPNNEQIPNQSLVPGPASVPVPEHAPDFHSRDPSLGPLSSPGLAPLPMPVREADPPNHSGSSPKGAASQPRA